From Nitrososphaerales archaeon:
GCTTTTTCTCCATTTAAACTTTAATAGTACATAATATGATACCTATAGCGGAGGGTTGAATCATGACAAATTCGATTAGATTGCCAATCATGTATATAGCCTTACTAGCAATCTTCCCGATAGTGTTGACAAATCTGGCCTACGCAGGATCGGCAGAACCGTTGGCTGAAGCTTCGAAATTCATGAGTATGGCGATATCTGTCGGCCTTGCATCGGTGGGTGCTGGATACGCCCTTGGAAAGACCGGAGCGGCTTCGATCGCTAGCATAACGGAGAAGGCAGAGCTCTTTGGGCGCACGATCATATACGTAGGTATGGCCGAAGGTATCGCCATCTATGGCCTGTTGATATCTTTCCTCGTCTGGATCAGTTGAGGCTAAAGTATTTTATCGGCGATCTTAGGTTACAAAGTGCAATACTGATGGTTAGAGAGTATTTTGAACAGAGCGATATCGAAAGGCAAAGATTTGCC
This genomic window contains:
- a CDS encoding ATP synthase subunit C, translating into MTNSIRLPIMYIALLAIFPIVLTNLAYAGSAEPLAEASKFMSMAISVGLASVGAGYALGKTGAASIASITEKAELFGRTIIYVGMAEGIAIYGLLISFLVWIS